In one window of Candidatus Scalindua sp. DNA:
- a CDS encoding endonuclease domain-containing protein: MLAIEIDGSGHNETYDYDMNRQTKLQDLGVAFIRFQDVDVKKNMVGVLGALKNKIEEIAKDIPRVPPEGRTVPLQRGNGIGEV, encoded by the coding sequence ATGTTGGCTATTGAAATCGACGGAAGCGGCCACAATGAAACATATGATTATGATATGAACAGACAGACGAAGCTTCAGGATTTAGGAGTTGCGTTTATTCGTTTTCAAGATGTTGATGTGAAAAAAAACATGGTTGGTGTGTTGGGCGCTTTGAAAAACAAAATAGAAGAAATTGCGAAGGACATCCCCCGGGTTCCGCCTGAAGGCAGAACCGTCCCCCTTCAAAGGGGGAATGGAATTGGTGAGGTTTAG
- a CDS encoding HNH endonuclease, with protein sequence MSEWIHIEKDPKHVAREKAKAKDMRKLQWWKNRISPGVCYYCHDTFPPDELTMDHIIPLSRGGRSTKGNIVPCCKRCNNRKKYLTPAEIALNKLRDQDAP encoded by the coding sequence GTGTCTGAGTGGATCCATATAGAAAAAGATCCGAAGCATGTTGCCAGGGAGAAAGCGAAGGCAAAGGATATGAGGAAATTGCAATGGTGGAAGAACAGGATCTCCCCGGGTGTCTGCTACTATTGCCACGATACCTTCCCGCCTGACGAACTTACCATGGACCATATTATCCCTTTGTCAAGGGGAGGCAGAAGTACAAAGGGAAATATCGTGCCGTGTTGCAAGCGCTGCAACAACAGGAAAAAATATCTGACCCCGGCGGAGATAGCGCTAAACAAACTCAGGGATCAGGATGCACCCTGA
- the dinB gene encoding DNA polymerase IV, which produces MDIRKIIHVDMDAFYAAVEVLDNPSLKGRPVIVGGSPESRSVVCSASYEARKFGIQSAMPCSLAKRLCPNALFVRPNFARYKEISGRIHEIFKRYTVHIETISLDEAWLDVTVNLKNIPSATRIAQRIKEQIRDELKLTCSAGVSYNKFLSKITSDEKKPDGLFVITPDEAPEFLNSLEVGKVSGVGKVTQKKLETLGIKFGSQLQEKNEEFLVKHFGKMGRHLFHIIRGKDPRPVCSHRVRKSMSLENTFETDLLYGERILEELKTLVHALRDKLLKQSLQGRTVTLKVKFEDFQQITRSISCYEPFTTCEDIFGHCREKLTNICNFEFRGKGIRLLGVGVSNFITNDQEYVQLDFCHLLRQPSPVYGSGLPWYNNCLYLNRFLA; this is translated from the coding sequence ATGGACATCAGGAAGATCATTCATGTTGATATGGATGCTTTTTATGCGGCAGTGGAGGTTTTAGACAATCCATCGCTCAAGGGTCGTCCGGTAATTGTGGGAGGCAGTCCGGAGAGCCGATCGGTTGTCTGTTCGGCAAGCTACGAAGCGAGGAAATTCGGGATACAATCTGCAATGCCCTGCTCTCTAGCCAAAAGACTGTGTCCGAATGCACTCTTTGTGAGACCCAATTTTGCCCGATATAAAGAGATTTCAGGCAGAATTCATGAAATCTTCAAACGGTATACCGTTCATATTGAAACCATTTCCCTTGATGAAGCGTGGCTGGATGTTACCGTAAACCTGAAAAACATACCATCGGCAACCCGGATTGCGCAAAGAATTAAGGAACAGATAAGGGATGAGCTGAAATTGACCTGTTCTGCCGGGGTATCGTATAATAAATTTCTCTCAAAGATTACCTCGGACGAGAAAAAACCTGATGGGTTATTTGTTATAACTCCGGATGAGGCACCTGAATTCCTCAACTCACTGGAGGTTGGTAAGGTATCAGGTGTCGGAAAGGTTACTCAGAAAAAACTTGAAACACTGGGAATAAAGTTTGGGAGTCAGTTACAGGAGAAGAATGAGGAATTTCTCGTCAAACATTTCGGTAAAATGGGACGTCACCTTTTTCACATTATAAGGGGAAAAGATCCCCGTCCCGTCTGCAGCCATAGAGTAAGAAAATCGATGAGTCTTGAAAATACCTTCGAAACCGATTTACTGTATGGTGAACGCATTCTGGAAGAGCTGAAAACTCTTGTTCATGCATTGAGAGATAAGCTGCTAAAACAATCACTTCAGGGGAGAACGGTAACACTTAAAGTTAAATTCGAAGATTTTCAGCAGATTACAAGGAGCATTTCATGCTATGAACCTTTTACTACCTGTGAAGATATTTTCGGACATTGCAGGGAAAAGCTGACGAATATCTGCAATTTTGAGTTTAGAGGTAAAGGAATAAGACTGCTTGGGGTGGGAGTCTCAAATTTTATAACAAATGACCAGGAATATGTGCAATTAGATTTCTGCCACCTGCTCCGGCAGCCATCACCGGTTTATGGTTCCGGGTTGCCTTGGTACAATAATTGTTTATACTTAAACCGCTTCCTGGCTTAA
- a CDS encoding sigma-54 dependent transcriptional regulator: MIHSGINDAILVVDDQESIRLALAKMLTREGYEVILAEEGEVALETLRKRKINIILTDLRMPKMDGIQLLRASKLIRPEVEVILITAHGTIGKAVDAMKLGAYDFITKPFKKLVIVNMIKKAIEKQALLIENKLLHEQLERSGYAQQDDIVGQSDAIQEVLKIAEQVAPSQASVLIQGESGTGKEAIASLIHKRGTRKDKPFIKVSCAALPDTLLESELFGYEKGAFTGAASQKEGRFELAHNGTLFLDEIGEIVPSIQVKLLRVLQEGEFERLGGTKVLKSDVRIISATNVDLTHAIKQKMFREDLFYRLNVITITIPPLRERKEDIPLLVSHFLKIYQEKNDKPLDGISEETLEIMTDYKWPGNVRELKNVVERAVILTQDNIVTPHDLPGNIVKNLVKDRKMTIPFGMSLREIEKKIIVETLRRTNGDKEITANLLGIASRTIYRKMNSLEEEKREEG, translated from the coding sequence TTGATTCATTCAGGAATAAATGATGCGATATTAGTAGTTGATGACCAGGAGAGTATCCGGCTTGCGTTAGCAAAGATGCTCACAAGAGAGGGTTATGAGGTTATTTTGGCCGAGGAGGGAGAGGTTGCCCTTGAGACACTGCGCAAAAGGAAGATAAACATAATCCTTACCGATCTCAGAATGCCGAAAATGGACGGTATCCAGCTCCTGAGAGCCTCTAAACTGATCAGACCTGAGGTTGAGGTAATACTCATTACAGCACACGGAACTATAGGAAAGGCAGTGGACGCCATGAAGCTCGGTGCTTATGATTTTATTACAAAACCGTTTAAGAAGCTGGTGATTGTTAATATGATTAAAAAGGCCATAGAGAAACAGGCCCTGCTGATTGAAAATAAATTATTACATGAACAGCTTGAAAGATCTGGATATGCTCAACAGGATGATATTGTCGGGCAAAGCGATGCGATACAGGAAGTTCTTAAGATAGCTGAACAGGTTGCTCCCAGCCAGGCCTCAGTTCTGATTCAGGGTGAAAGTGGTACGGGTAAAGAGGCTATTGCCTCTCTTATCCATAAAAGAGGGACAAGAAAAGATAAACCATTTATCAAGGTGAGCTGTGCTGCATTACCTGACACTCTTCTGGAATCCGAGCTCTTCGGATATGAAAAAGGTGCCTTTACGGGTGCTGCCAGCCAGAAAGAGGGGAGATTTGAATTAGCCCATAACGGAACGCTGTTTCTTGATGAAATAGGAGAAATAGTGCCGTCCATCCAGGTTAAGTTGTTAAGAGTTCTCCAGGAGGGAGAATTCGAGCGTTTGGGTGGTACGAAAGTACTTAAAAGCGATGTCCGCATTATCTCAGCAACAAATGTCGATCTGACCCACGCGATAAAGCAGAAGATGTTTAGAGAGGATTTATTTTATCGGTTGAATGTGATTACGATAACGATTCCACCATTACGTGAGCGAAAAGAGGATATTCCTCTTTTGGTGAGTCATTTTTTAAAGATTTATCAAGAGAAAAATGATAAACCCCTGGATGGAATATCGGAAGAAACGCTGGAAATTATGACTGATTACAAGTGGCCAGGAAATGTCCGTGAGTTAAAAAACGTGGTTGAAAGGGCTGTTATTTTAACACAAGATAATATTGTTACTCCCCATGATCTCCCGGGCAATATAGTTAAAAATCTGGTTAAAGATAGAAAAATGACGATACCTTTTGGAATGTCACTACGTGAGATTGAGAAAAAGATTATTGTTGAGACATTGAGGAGAACAAATGGTGATAAGGAAATTACGGCAAATTTACTTGGCATTGCGTCAAGGACAATTTACAGGAAAATGAATTCATTGGAAGAGGAGAAAAGAGAAGAAGGATAA
- a CDS encoding cation:proton antiporter, translating into MDDSGSITFIFDIVIIISASFLFGIFAYKLKQSVILAYILVGIMIGPYGFGLIQRVGEVNSLAEIGVALLMFVIGVEFRFSKLGNIWKVIIFGGVFQIVFMVAAGYFLSRIMGYSLQNSLLLGMIGSISSTMIIVKILTERREMERLHSRIIVGLLIVQDLAVVIMVCFIINFENIAGGNILNFAKVLGFSVLVLCSIVFIGRKLLPKVMYLIVRTGNKEMFLLSIFSFAIGISVTTHLLGLSISLGAFIVGFLLSEAEYNLEISAQIRPLKDIFIVIFFVSVGLFINPMILVNNIAFVALLTFLIMFGKFVSCALPTWIFGYDGKTSVRVGMGMMQIGEFSFVMLTIGQEHGFLSPTIFSSTIAAALVSIMLTPVAISKSDSVYVFFTKKLPLGTLLRYIPHYTLEESKETKKELNDHVILCGFGSSGNRIADGLKGKKEMIVIENDIKKIKTLKNNGYRYLFGDAMNHHLLIKAGLPFAKVLILAIYDMQTKKIATRYAKVYNPEIMVIARALTENQQRELEQIGVDYTIIPLSLEAREIISKIMAPEFGKK; encoded by the coding sequence ATGGATGATTCAGGTTCAATAACGTTTATCTTTGACATTGTCATTATCATCTCCGCTTCTTTCTTATTCGGGATCTTTGCGTATAAGTTGAAGCAATCGGTTATTCTTGCTTACATACTCGTAGGCATAATGATTGGGCCGTATGGTTTTGGTTTGATCCAGAGAGTGGGTGAAGTGAATTCTCTCGCTGAAATTGGAGTTGCACTCCTTATGTTTGTTATCGGGGTGGAATTCAGGTTTTCCAAGCTCGGGAACATCTGGAAAGTCATCATCTTTGGTGGTGTTTTTCAGATAGTTTTCATGGTTGCTGCCGGGTATTTTCTTTCCCGGATCATGGGGTATTCATTACAGAATTCACTCCTTTTGGGAATGATTGGTTCCATCAGCAGTACCATGATTATCGTAAAGATTTTAACTGAACGCAGAGAAATGGAACGGCTACACAGCAGAATAATTGTCGGGCTGCTTATCGTTCAGGACCTGGCTGTGGTTATTATGGTATGTTTTATCATAAATTTTGAGAATATTGCCGGCGGCAATATTCTCAATTTTGCAAAAGTACTGGGTTTCAGTGTATTGGTTCTCTGTTCCATAGTATTTATAGGGAGAAAACTTTTACCAAAGGTAATGTACCTCATAGTAAGGACCGGAAACAAAGAGATGTTTCTTCTTTCCATTTTCTCGTTTGCAATAGGTATTTCCGTGACCACACACTTGTTAGGTCTCTCTATTTCGTTAGGTGCCTTTATCGTAGGTTTTCTGCTTTCAGAGGCTGAATACAACCTGGAAATCTCTGCCCAGATACGTCCTCTGAAAGATATATTTATCGTTATTTTTTTTGTTTCAGTCGGATTGTTTATAAATCCCATGATACTCGTGAATAACATCGCATTCGTTGCATTGCTCACCTTTCTCATCATGTTCGGGAAATTTGTTTCCTGTGCATTACCTACATGGATATTTGGATATGATGGTAAGACTTCCGTAAGGGTGGGTATGGGTATGATGCAGATTGGTGAATTCTCCTTTGTGATGCTAACTATTGGTCAGGAACATGGATTTCTTTCTCCTACCATATTTTCATCAACAATTGCTGCCGCGCTTGTTTCAATAATGCTTACACCTGTTGCAATCAGCAAATCAGATAGCGTATATGTGTTCTTTACGAAAAAACTTCCCCTGGGTACATTGTTGCGGTATATTCCCCACTATACGCTGGAGGAGAGTAAAGAGACAAAAAAAGAATTGAATGATCATGTCATACTCTGCGGCTTTGGAAGTTCAGGAAACAGGATTGCCGATGGGCTGAAGGGAAAAAAAGAGATGATCGTAATAGAAAACGATATAAAGAAAATAAAAACACTGAAAAATAATGGATACAGATATCTGTTTGGGGATGCAATGAATCATCATCTTTTGATCAAGGCTGGTCTACCGTTTGCCAAGGTATTGATCCTGGCTATCTATGATATGCAGACAAAAAAGATTGCCACCAGGTATGCGAAAGTATATAACCCTGAAATCATGGTAATTGCAAGGGCCTTGACTGAAAACCAACAGCGGGAATTGGAACAGATTGGAGTAGATTATACCATAATTCCATTGTCCCTGGAAGCGAGAGAGATTATTAGTAAAATAATGGCGCCTGAGTTCGGGAAAAAATAA
- the rpiB gene encoding ribose 5-phosphate isomerase B, translated as MKIALASDHRGFEFKNKIGVFIAGLGHEIVDCGTSNGSDSVDYTDYGIEAARSVSKGQSDRAILVCGTGLGMSLIANKVKGIRATACHDLHTVEMSRRHNDANVLCLGADVVDQGLLEKKIKLWIETPFEGGRHARRVDKIMDAERV; from the coding sequence ATGAAGATAGCCTTAGCCTCAGATCATAGGGGATTTGAATTTAAAAACAAAATCGGGGTGTTTATTGCAGGACTGGGTCATGAGATTGTTGACTGCGGAACCTCGAACGGATCGGACTCTGTTGACTATACTGATTATGGAATTGAGGCTGCCAGGTCAGTATCCAAAGGACAGAGTGATCGAGCTATTCTGGTCTGCGGGACAGGGTTGGGAATGTCACTGATAGCCAATAAGGTGAAGGGGATACGTGCGACCGCATGCCACGATCTTCATACGGTAGAGATGAGCAGAAGGCACAATGATGCAAACGTGTTGTGTCTTGGTGCAGACGTAGTCGATCAGGGGTTATTGGAAAAGAAGATAAAGCTCTGGATAGAAACCCCTTTTGAAGGTGGCCGGCACGCACGGCGTGTTGACAAGATAATGGATGCTGAGAGGGTCTGA
- a CDS encoding threonylcarbamoyl-AMP synthase, with translation MGKKILSSNDALGIQILDLQDRDSYSENIEKAVQALLAGRIVAFPTETLYGLGVNAHNRDAIENLYRVKERPEEKKMAIMVTDSEAVKEWVRELPPAAEKLMKLFWPGPLTIVLLLPDMTTIGFRNPDNRVIRDIIRCAGVPIASTSANISGSQPAIDAQQVAAYLGDKIDLVLDDGPTQLKKPSTVVKVYRETFEIIRHGIIQEERISRCIHEDSLSLRS, from the coding sequence TTGGGAAAGAAAATTTTGTCGAGTAATGATGCTTTGGGTATACAGATCCTGGATCTACAAGATCGAGACTCCTATTCTGAAAATATAGAAAAGGCTGTACAGGCCTTGCTTGCAGGCAGGATTGTGGCGTTTCCTACGGAGACACTCTATGGTCTCGGTGTGAATGCACATAACAGAGATGCAATTGAAAACTTATACAGGGTGAAAGAGAGGCCCGAAGAGAAAAAGATGGCTATCATGGTTACGGATTCAGAAGCGGTAAAGGAGTGGGTGAGAGAGTTACCACCAGCTGCCGAAAAGCTGATGAAGCTCTTCTGGCCGGGCCCTCTTACTATTGTCCTGCTACTCCCTGATATGACAACCATTGGGTTCAGGAATCCGGATAACCGGGTGATAAGAGATATCATCAGGTGTGCAGGGGTTCCCATTGCCTCTACAAGTGCAAACATTTCAGGGAGCCAACCGGCCATTGATGCTCAACAGGTAGCAGCTTATCTTGGTGACAAGATCGATTTGGTCCTTGACGACGGGCCAACACAACTAAAAAAACCATCAACTGTAGTAAAGGTGTATAGAGAAACGTTTGAAATTATTCGTCATGGTATTATTCAGGAAGAAAGGATAAGCAGGTGCATACATGAAGATAGCCTTAGCCTCAGATCATAG
- the trmB gene encoding tRNA (guanosine(46)-N7)-methyltransferase TrmB: MRKFSELAHFENIIQRTEHPEQKGFRFHGTWAEDYFGNHNPVTLDLGCGKGSYTLAFAEKYPDRNFIGIDVKGSRLWCGCVAAQQRSLTNVVFLRIDILSLAHYFAEGEVGEIWITFPDPFLKRSKSKRRLTADRYLALYKSVIREGAPIHLKTDSNPFFDFSLKSLIKNRCIIEEKIDNVYADEKRHEDLYIKTDYEKKYLADNRVIKYLRFSLQLHLPGKGLSTRSLTRGGSRGSPEDEQRELPVTH, encoded by the coding sequence ATGCGCAAGTTCAGTGAACTTGCGCATTTTGAAAATATTATACAACGTACGGAACATCCAGAACAGAAGGGTTTTCGATTTCATGGAACATGGGCAGAAGATTACTTCGGGAACCATAATCCTGTAACCTTAGATCTGGGGTGTGGGAAAGGTTCATATACCCTGGCTTTTGCGGAGAAATATCCTGATAGAAATTTTATCGGTATTGATGTGAAAGGTTCACGTCTGTGGTGTGGATGTGTTGCAGCACAACAGCGCAGTTTAACGAATGTTGTTTTTCTTCGTATAGATATTTTGAGCCTTGCCCACTATTTTGCGGAAGGGGAAGTCGGGGAGATATGGATAACGTTTCCCGATCCTTTTTTGAAGAGAAGCAAATCTAAGAGAAGGCTCACTGCTGATCGATATCTGGCTCTATATAAAAGTGTGATCAGGGAGGGAGCACCAATCCACCTTAAAACAGATTCAAATCCCTTTTTCGATTTCAGTCTCAAATCATTAATCAAAAACAGATGTATTATTGAGGAAAAGATAGACAATGTGTATGCTGATGAAAAACGGCATGAGGATCTGTACATCAAAACAGATTATGAGAAAAAGTATCTTGCTGACAATCGTGTGATCAAATACCTGCGTTTTTCACTTCAACTGCATTTACCCGGGAAGGGCTTATCAACCAGATCTCTGACCAGAGGCGGTAGTAGAGGATCTCCTGAGGATGAGCAAAGAGAGCTCCCGGTTACCCATTGA
- a CDS encoding DUF1566 domain-containing protein, with translation MRKYLLIIVILSSLLLTAESLQSDEEGASVIKLRSDCRNLSVSQVYAMASISLRKKDEWGFYGHSTIKHSYEMRSENGIDVVVDHATGLMWIRSGSDNYMKWHEAAELVKNLNKMKYAGHSDWRLPTLDEAVSLLEPSKSNALYIDPVFDGEQWGIWSCDKHVSGEAWSVYFSLGNVRWRYKNRYVRPVRSLN, from the coding sequence ATGAGAAAATACTTACTCATTATCGTAATCTTATCGTCTCTCCTCCTTACGGCTGAGAGTTTACAGTCGGATGAAGAGGGCGCATCCGTGATAAAACTGCGTTCAGATTGCAGGAATTTGTCTGTTTCCCAGGTCTATGCAATGGCGAGCATTTCTCTTCGTAAAAAGGACGAGTGGGGGTTTTATGGGCACAGCACAATCAAACACAGCTATGAGATGAGGAGTGAAAATGGCATAGATGTGGTGGTAGATCATGCCACTGGTTTGATGTGGATCCGGTCCGGTTCTGACAACTATATGAAGTGGCATGAAGCAGCGGAATTGGTAAAGAATTTAAATAAGATGAAGTATGCGGGACATAGTGACTGGAGATTGCCGACCTTAGATGAAGCGGTGTCACTTCTGGAACCGAGCAAGAGTAATGCCCTCTACATAGACCCAGTATTTGATGGTGAACAGTGGGGGATCTGGTCTTGCGATAAACATGTTTCGGGTGAAGCTTGGAGCGTCTACTTCAGCCTTGGCAATGTACGCTGGCGTTATAAAAACCGCTACGTTCGTCCCGTTCGCTCACTCAATTGA
- the asnS gene encoding asparagine--tRNA ligase: MMLKRVYIVEALNGRDIDKDILVKGWVRTRRDSKGGFSFIEINDGSCLSNLQIIVDAELDNYQNEVLKLFPGSSIGVMGTLVKSQGSGQSVEVKAAEVKVYGYCDPEEYVIGKQRVSFERLREIAHLRVRTNTFGAVTRVRNKLAKATHDFFQERGFFYINTPIITASDCEGAGEMFRVSTLDPSSLPKREGNVDFSQDFFGKEAFLTVSGQLEGECYATGLGNIYTFGPTFRAENSNTSRHLAEFWMIEPEMAFADLDDDAELAEEYIRYLITRVLEECSEDMAFFNNRIDKTILDTLRQVSESKFVRISYTDAIEILKKSGHKFEYDTIWGRDLQTEHERFLTEKEFKKPVIVTDYPREIKAFYMKQNDDGKTVAAMDVLVPKIGEIIGGSQREDDLQKLDARIQEQGMSLAPYWWYRDLRKFGSVPHAGFGLGFERFVQFVTGMDNIRDVIPFPRTPKSAEF, from the coding sequence ATGATGTTGAAGAGAGTCTATATCGTTGAAGCGCTTAACGGCAGGGATATCGATAAGGATATTCTCGTGAAGGGTTGGGTCAGGACGAGACGGGACTCAAAAGGAGGCTTTTCCTTCATTGAGATTAATGACGGCAGCTGCTTGAGCAATCTGCAGATAATAGTTGACGCAGAACTTGATAACTATCAGAACGAAGTCTTAAAACTCTTCCCGGGAAGCTCAATTGGCGTAATGGGAACTCTGGTAAAATCTCAGGGTAGCGGACAGAGTGTTGAGGTAAAAGCTGCTGAGGTGAAAGTATACGGTTACTGTGACCCGGAGGAATATGTTATCGGCAAACAGCGGGTTTCGTTTGAACGACTTCGTGAGATTGCTCACCTCAGGGTGAGAACCAACACATTCGGGGCAGTAACCCGTGTCCGTAATAAGCTTGCAAAGGCTACCCATGACTTCTTTCAGGAGCGTGGTTTTTTTTATATTAACACCCCCATTATAACAGCCAGTGATTGCGAGGGTGCTGGAGAGATGTTCAGGGTTTCCACCCTTGATCCTTCCTCCCTGCCAAAGCGTGAAGGGAATGTCGATTTCAGTCAGGATTTTTTCGGAAAGGAAGCGTTTCTGACGGTAAGCGGGCAGCTGGAAGGAGAGTGTTATGCGACTGGTCTGGGAAATATCTATACCTTTGGCCCCACCTTCCGGGCAGAAAACTCTAATACCTCACGCCATCTGGCAGAGTTCTGGATGATTGAACCGGAAATGGCCTTTGCCGACCTTGATGATGATGCTGAACTGGCGGAGGAGTATATCAGGTATCTGATTACCAGGGTTCTCGAAGAGTGCTCCGAGGACATGGCATTCTTTAATAATCGTATTGACAAAACCATCCTGGATACCCTCCGACAGGTAAGTGAGAGTAAATTTGTACGCATAAGCTACACAGATGCAATTGAGATTTTAAAGAAGTCTGGTCATAAATTTGAATATGATACAATCTGGGGGCGTGATCTCCAGACCGAACATGAACGTTTCCTTACTGAAAAAGAGTTTAAAAAACCAGTAATCGTCACCGATTATCCCCGGGAAATCAAGGCTTTCTATATGAAGCAGAATGATGATGGTAAGACAGTGGCAGCAATGGATGTGCTTGTTCCGAAGATAGGTGAAATAATCGGCGGATCACAAAGAGAGGATGATCTGCAAAAGCTTGATGCTCGTATTCAGGAACAGGGAATGAGCCTTGCCCCATACTGGTGGTATAGAGACCTGAGAAAATTTGGTTCTGTACCTCACGCTGGCTTTGGGCTGGGATTTGAACGGTTTGTGCAATTTGTTACCGGCATGGACAATATTCGCGATGTAATCCCTTTTCCCCGGACTCCCAAATCTGCTGAGTTTTAG
- a CDS encoding ceramidase domain-containing protein, which translates to MGHDITHGNEVITMEYCERSGPGLFAEPLNASTNAAFFVAAFCAWLTARRCNGLSTGLWVLTGLVITVGAGSTLWHTFATPWAEWFDRIPILLFQLLFLWLYFRQVMHLRCYLTAAFLTGFVLIGSIMTLLPPILNGSLIYAPAFALLLVLGVYHYRKRRREPYIILTAAGVFLFAIIFRTIDLIVCSSFPAGTHFLWHILNGLTVYLTVRSLIVNDQGQNLCFFYLLLFLLSGCILIPEFV; encoded by the coding sequence TTGGGGCACGATATTACTCATGGTAATGAGGTAATTACAATGGAGTATTGCGAGAGATCTGGACCAGGGTTATTTGCTGAACCCTTAAACGCATCAACGAATGCGGCGTTCTTCGTTGCTGCATTTTGTGCCTGGTTGACGGCTAGACGGTGTAATGGGCTGTCAACGGGTCTCTGGGTACTGACAGGTCTCGTTATCACGGTGGGGGCAGGGTCCACCCTGTGGCACACCTTTGCAACACCGTGGGCAGAGTGGTTTGACCGTATCCCCATTCTCCTCTTTCAACTCCTCTTTTTATGGCTCTACTTCCGCCAGGTCATGCACCTTCGGTGTTATCTTACAGCCGCCTTCCTTACCGGATTCGTCTTGATTGGATCTATCATGACACTACTGCCACCGATTCTGAATGGTTCACTCATCTATGCACCAGCATTTGCGTTACTTCTGGTGCTGGGCGTCTACCATTATCGGAAACGCAGGAGAGAACCCTATATTATCCTGACTGCTGCAGGTGTATTTCTTTTTGCCATAATCTTCCGCACGATCGACCTTATTGTATGTTCATCCTTTCCTGCAGGCACACACTTTCTCTGGCATATTCTGAACGGGCTGACAGTTTATCTGACTGTCCGATCCCTGATTGTTAATGATCAGGGGCAGAATCTTTGCTTTTTTTATCTCTTACTCTTTCTTCTTTCAGGGTGCATCCTGATCCCTGAGTTTGTTTAG